In Urechidicola croceus, a single window of DNA contains:
- a CDS encoding CYTH domain-containing protein codes for MAVEIERKFLLKNDSFKSESFKTSYIKQGFLNSNKNRVVRVRLIDKSGYLTVKGISNEEGLTRFEWEKKISKKDAESLLKLCEKGVIEKYRHFIKKGKHTFEVDEFLGDNIGLVIAEIELSEENEDFDKPKWLGKEVTGIIKYYNSELSKNSFKNWT; via the coding sequence ATGGCAGTTGAAATAGAAAGAAAATTCTTATTAAAGAACGACTCCTTTAAATCTGAAAGTTTCAAAACTTCATATATAAAGCAAGGTTTTTTAAATTCGAATAAAAACCGTGTTGTAAGAGTCCGACTGATTGATAAATCCGGATACCTCACAGTTAAGGGTATATCTAATGAAGAAGGGCTTACAAGGTTTGAATGGGAGAAGAAAATTTCTAAAAAAGATGCTGAATCATTATTAAAGTTATGTGAGAAAGGTGTAATTGAAAAATACCGTCATTTTATTAAAAAAGGCAAGCATACATTTGAAGTAGATGAATTTTTGGGAGACAATATAGGTTTAGTTATTGCTGAAATTGAACTTTCTGAAGAAAATGAAGATTTTGACAAACCAAAATGGTTAGGAAAAGAAGTTACGGGAATTATTAAATACTATAATTCTGAATTGAGTAAAAACTCTTTTAAAAATTGGACATAA
- a CDS encoding sensor histidine kinase, producing the protein MLTDFHSEIYSWVRGGLFVLAIYHLLIYFQNDRKLYLYYSLYLLCTFIFFSKHIFPQGTVDGIYQYINFSIHFLAFASYLVFGRLILETKSRMQKLDSYINIFIKTLLGLGGMFLLVQLLFGYQFQIKMILIIWPILSIFMIVGLVLTLKIKLPSVRYFFLGSIIYIISTNISLSQFLFGKEVFLKKGIDPLFFTYVGALIQAMVFAFIIGLSIKRIEQKNKNAEVRLAFKYKELEELKMTALQSQMNPHFLFNSLNSINNFVLKSEVEKASDYITKFSRLIRVILKSSSSLTIPFSEELGILSLYVKLEQMRINGGFEYIVNIDKGIKLEEIKVPPLFLQPFLENSIWHGLTHVEGEKRISLTIKKEEDNIRCIIVDNGIGINKAREEAHKKISRRKFFGTQATENRIRLLYRNSNVIINVNDISKDTNTGTKVEIVFPHIIKG; encoded by the coding sequence ATGCTAACCGATTTTCATTCAGAAATTTATTCTTGGGTTCGTGGAGGACTCTTTGTTTTGGCAATTTATCATTTATTGATATATTTTCAAAATGATAGAAAGTTATATCTGTATTATAGTTTGTACTTACTCTGTACATTCATTTTTTTTTCAAAACATATTTTTCCCCAAGGAACTGTTGATGGGATATATCAATATATTAACTTTTCTATACATTTTTTAGCATTTGCATCTTATCTTGTTTTTGGAAGATTAATTCTTGAGACAAAGAGTAGAATGCAAAAATTAGATTCTTATATCAATATTTTTATAAAGACATTACTTGGTTTAGGAGGAATGTTCTTATTAGTCCAATTGTTATTTGGTTATCAATTTCAAATAAAAATGATATTGATAATTTGGCCAATACTTTCCATTTTTATGATTGTCGGACTTGTACTAACTTTAAAGATAAAATTACCTTCAGTAAGATATTTCTTTTTAGGGTCAATAATTTACATTATTTCTACTAATATTAGTTTGTCACAGTTTCTATTTGGAAAGGAAGTTTTTTTAAAAAAAGGAATTGATCCGTTATTTTTTACATACGTAGGAGCCTTAATTCAGGCGATGGTTTTTGCATTTATTATTGGATTAAGTATAAAGCGAATAGAACAAAAAAATAAAAATGCCGAAGTAAGATTGGCATTTAAATATAAAGAATTAGAGGAATTAAAAATGACAGCACTGCAAAGTCAAATGAATCCTCATTTTTTATTTAATTCATTAAACTCAATTAATAATTTTGTTTTAAAAAGCGAGGTAGAAAAAGCTTCTGATTATATAACTAAATTTTCAAGATTAATTCGAGTTATACTTAAGAGTTCATCAAGTCTTACTATTCCTTTTTCAGAAGAATTAGGAATTTTATCTCTATATGTAAAATTAGAGCAGATGAGAATTAATGGAGGTTTTGAATATATTGTTAATATTGATAAAGGGATTAAATTAGAAGAAATAAAAGTTCCGCCATTATTTTTACAACCTTTTTTAGAAAACTCTATTTGGCATGGTTTGACTCATGTTGAAGGAGAAAAGAGAATTTCATTGACAATAAAAAAAGAGGAGGATAATATACGGTGTATTATAGTAGATAACGGTATTGGTATTAACAAAGCTAGAGAAGAAGCCCACAAAAAAATAAGTAGAAGGAAATTTTTTGGAACTCAAGCCACAGAGAACCGTATAAGGTTACTATATAGAAATTCAAATGTTATTATAAACGTAAATGATATTTCAAAGGACACCAACACAGGGACTAAAGTAGAAATTGTATTTCCGCATATTATAAAGGGTTAA
- a CDS encoding LytR/AlgR family response regulator transcription factor: MLKIVIVDDENDALEALEWKLNRYIENVEVIKCNSPIESIDIINKELPDVVFLDIQMPEMDGFTLLENLSNRKFNLIFTTAHDEFALKAIKVSAIDYLLKPVDKDELIEAVDKIQKVKKGELLEDKLQLLLGTLDEASNDKINISADGKVYLLDKDEVVMLKSDKSYTTIYLTNEQQIVVSKTLKEVEKKFQFPQFFRVHNSYLINLNHVKEYLKGLGGELIMSNGFTAAISRNKKAELFKKLYLD; this comes from the coding sequence ATGTTAAAAATTGTTATTGTTGACGATGAAAATGACGCATTAGAAGCACTAGAATGGAAATTGAATCGATACATTGAAAATGTTGAAGTAATAAAATGTAACTCACCTATTGAATCAATTGATATTATAAATAAAGAACTTCCTGATGTTGTCTTTCTTGATATTCAAATGCCTGAAATGGATGGGTTTACACTTTTGGAAAATTTATCTAATAGAAAATTCAATCTTATTTTTACAACAGCCCATGATGAATTTGCCTTGAAGGCAATAAAAGTTTCTGCAATAGATTATTTGTTAAAACCAGTTGATAAAGATGAACTTATAGAAGCTGTTGATAAGATTCAAAAGGTTAAAAAAGGGGAATTGTTAGAAGACAAATTACAATTATTATTAGGAACTTTAGATGAAGCAAGTAATGATAAAATCAATATTTCTGCTGACGGAAAAGTATATTTACTAGATAAAGATGAGGTTGTGATGTTGAAATCTGATAAAAGTTATACGACTATTTATTTAACAAATGAACAACAAATAGTAGTTTCAAAAACTTTAAAAGAAGTTGAGAAAAAATTTCAATTTCCACAATTTTTTAGAGTTCATAACTCCTATTTAATCAATTTAAATCATGTAAAAGAATACCTAAAAGGTTTAGGAGGAGAATTGATTATGAGTAATGGTTTTACAGCAGCTATAAGTAGAAATAAAAAAGCAGAATTATTTAAAAAATTGTATTTAGACTAG
- a CDS encoding sensor histidine kinase, producing MFTDFDAELYSWVRGGLLLLAVYHILIYFQNQKKLYLFYGLYLLGIFIYYAKHLFPLELGESIYHYINFPIHFLSFASFFTFVRVLLDMKVKLPKWDTYFNIGVKALIWTALLFLLIQFTLGYQYQVMLIKFVAPFLSILVIVALFKILAIKIPMAKYLFIGAISYILLNNITLLQEFLGKDFFLNLGVEPLFFSYLGASIQAVIFTLIIASRIKVIEETNKNAEVKLAFKFKELEELKMTALQSQMNPHFLFNSLNSINNFVLKNDVEKASDYITKFSRLIRVILKSSSSLTIPFSDEIGILSLYVKLEQMRITGGFEYVVNVDEEINLEAVKVPPLFLQPFIENSIWHGLAQIKGEKKICLKITKEEGSIRCVIIDNGIGINKAKKETHKKINRRKFFGTKATENRIRLLYKNSNVDVNILDISNEKTTGTKVEIVFPYIIKL from the coding sequence ATGTTTACAGATTTTGATGCTGAATTATACTCATGGGTTAGAGGAGGACTCCTTCTCTTAGCAGTTTATCATATATTGATATATTTTCAAAATCAAAAAAAACTATACTTATTTTACGGTTTATACTTATTAGGTATTTTTATTTATTATGCCAAACATCTTTTTCCTTTAGAATTAGGAGAGAGTATATACCATTACATCAATTTTCCGATTCATTTTTTATCCTTTGCCTCTTTTTTTACTTTTGTAAGGGTTTTACTTGATATGAAGGTAAAGTTACCGAAATGGGATACTTATTTCAATATTGGAGTAAAAGCTTTGATTTGGACTGCGCTATTATTTCTTTTAATACAATTTACACTAGGGTATCAATATCAAGTCATGCTTATAAAGTTTGTCGCTCCATTTTTATCCATATTAGTTATCGTTGCTCTTTTTAAAATATTAGCAATAAAAATACCAATGGCTAAATATCTTTTTATTGGAGCAATAAGTTATATTCTTTTAAACAACATTACTTTACTTCAAGAATTTTTAGGGAAAGATTTTTTTCTTAATTTAGGAGTTGAGCCGTTGTTTTTTTCATATTTAGGCGCTTCAATTCAAGCTGTAATATTCACTTTAATTATTGCATCGAGGATAAAAGTGATTGAAGAAACTAATAAAAATGCTGAAGTTAAATTGGCGTTTAAATTTAAGGAGTTGGAAGAATTAAAAATGACAGCATTACAAAGTCAAATGAATCCACATTTTTTATTTAATTCATTAAATTCAATTAATAATTTTGTTCTAAAAAACGATGTAGAAAAAGCATCCGATTATATAACTAAATTTTCTAGATTAATAAGAGTTATCCTTAAGAGCTCATCTAGTCTTACAATTCCTTTTTCTGATGAAATAGGAATACTTTCCTTATATGTAAAACTAGAACAAATGCGTATTACTGGAGGTTTTGAATATGTTGTCAATGTTGATGAGGAAATAAATTTAGAGGCCGTTAAAGTGCCTCCGTTGTTTTTACAACCCTTTATTGAAAATTCAATTTGGCATGGTTTAGCTCAAATAAAAGGAGAAAAGAAAATATGTTTAAAAATTACTAAAGAAGAGGGCTCAATACGATGTGTAATTATTGATAATGGTATTGGAATTAATAAAGCTAAAAAAGAGACTCATAAGAAAATTAATAGGAGAAAATTTTTTGGGACCAAAGCAACAGAGAATCGAATTCGATTGTTATATAAAAATTCAAATGTTGATGTTAATATTTTAGATATTTCCAATGAAAAAACTACAGGAACTAAAGTAGAGATTGTTTTTCCATATATAATAAAATTATAG
- the porZ gene encoding type IX secretion system anionic LPS delivery protein PorZ, which translates to MKITIKILAILVFINGWSQTDYSNNWEDFYSYNNVKDFIKVDSKIYALVDNAIFTYDEITGETEKLSSVNGLSGEATSSIYYSDTFSRLVIGYENGLLEIVDENGEITIAPDITNFSLSTEREISNITEYNNKLYLSTPFAIVVYDIENLIFGDTFFIGEGSSEVKINEIEILNDSIYASTEDGIYTADVNNPNLIDFNNWVKNYSGNFNSLTVFDNEIYSSRGRNLYKILPNGLQLIRNVGASILRLKSSDDYLSVATGRRALIFDTSLIEVASIISDENSDYYFDLNAVYSEDEKVFLGTKEFGILQTSITDLLNYQEIHPDGPTSNSPFSISVLNDNLWVVYGGYDASYTPLNNRLGYSHYNGENWNNIPYKQEFPAKNLVHITIDPNHENRVYLSSWSQGGGVRINESGGLLLVENDEPVIFLNHTNSALEELFPEIPTFVTVRINGTIFDKSGNLWVSNSWIDNLLKKLTPEGNWTSFDLSSIVNNAAKIHEMVIDKSNSIWMSTGSTGVLVHNENGDRKRALTTEVNKGSLPHINVQAIEVDNSNRVWIGTQAGLVVYYNASGVFEEDIYDAEPIIILDDGIPKKLMGDQPISAIAIDGADNKWFGTSGGGVLQSNPNGRETLNIFNTSNSPLPSNTIFKIRVDQSNGKVYFATDKGIVAYNSSVAPFGETLDEVYAYPNPVKKQHEFVTIDGRNGTHLPQGTNVKILDSAGYLVYETNVVEGQELQGGKVIWNKTNLAGRKVASGVYVVLLSNKDNTETSSTKIAIIN; encoded by the coding sequence ATGAAAATTACAATTAAAATTCTTGCAATATTAGTTTTTATAAACGGATGGTCACAAACCGATTATTCAAATAATTGGGAAGATTTTTATTCATATAATAATGTAAAAGATTTTATTAAAGTTGATAGTAAAATTTATGCCCTTGTAGATAATGCAATTTTCACATATGATGAGATTACAGGAGAAACCGAAAAATTATCTTCGGTTAATGGATTGTCTGGCGAAGCAACGAGTAGTATTTATTATAGTGATACTTTCAGTCGTTTAGTTATTGGTTACGAAAATGGTTTATTAGAAATAGTTGATGAAAATGGAGAAATTACAATTGCCCCAGATATAACTAATTTTAGCTTATCGACAGAAAGAGAAATATCTAATATTACTGAATATAATAATAAACTATACTTATCCACACCATTTGCAATAGTTGTTTATGATATAGAAAACTTAATATTTGGTGACACCTTTTTTATTGGTGAAGGTTCTTCGGAGGTTAAAATAAATGAAATTGAAATTTTAAATGATAGTATATATGCGTCCACAGAAGATGGTATTTACACTGCTGATGTTAACAACCCAAATTTGATAGATTTCAATAATTGGGTAAAAAATTACTCTGGAAATTTTAATTCTCTAACAGTTTTTGATAATGAAATTTATTCTTCGCGTGGGAGGAATTTATATAAAATACTACCAAACGGATTGCAATTAATAAGAAATGTAGGAGCTTCAATTTTAAGATTAAAATCATCGGATGATTATTTATCTGTAGCTACAGGAAGAAGGGCGTTAATATTTGACACCTCATTAATAGAAGTTGCAAGTATAATTTCTGATGAAAATTCAGATTATTATTTTGATTTAAATGCTGTTTATTCCGAAGATGAAAAGGTTTTTTTAGGAACAAAAGAATTTGGAATTTTACAAACTTCAATAACAGATTTGTTAAACTATCAAGAAATTCATCCTGATGGCCCTACATCTAATTCACCATTTTCGATTTCAGTATTAAATGATAATTTATGGGTGGTTTATGGAGGGTATGATGCCTCCTATACACCCTTAAATAATCGTCTTGGTTATAGTCATTATAATGGAGAAAACTGGAATAACATACCATATAAACAAGAATTTCCAGCTAAAAATCTAGTTCATATTACAATAGATCCTAATCATGAAAACCGAGTTTATTTGAGTTCTTGGAGTCAAGGAGGTGGAGTTAGAATTAATGAGTCTGGAGGATTATTGTTAGTTGAAAATGATGAGCCTGTTATTTTTTTGAATCATACGAATAGTGCTTTAGAGGAGTTATTTCCGGAAATACCAACATTTGTGACTGTAAGAATTAATGGAACAATATTTGACAAATCTGGAAACTTATGGGTGTCTAATTCCTGGATAGATAATTTATTAAAAAAATTGACACCTGAAGGAAATTGGACCAGTTTCGATTTAAGTTCAATTGTGAATAACGCAGCAAAGATTCATGAAATGGTTATTGATAAGTCAAATAGTATTTGGATGTCAACTGGAAGTACAGGCGTTTTAGTTCACAATGAAAATGGTGATCGAAAACGAGCATTAACAACAGAGGTTAATAAGGGGTCTTTACCTCATATTAATGTTCAGGCTATTGAAGTAGATAATAGTAATCGAGTTTGGATTGGAACACAAGCAGGGTTGGTTGTATATTACAATGCGTCAGGAGTATTTGAAGAAGATATATACGATGCAGAACCAATCATTATTTTAGATGATGGAATTCCAAAAAAACTCATGGGTGATCAACCAATTAGTGCAATTGCAATTGATGGTGCCGACAATAAATGGTTTGGTACTTCAGGAGGAGGAGTACTACAGTCAAATCCTAATGGAAGAGAAACTTTAAACATTTTTAACACATCAAATTCCCCATTACCATCAAACACCATTTTTAAAATAAGAGTTGATCAAAGCAATGGAAAAGTATATTTTGCAACCGATAAAGGAATTGTGGCATATAATAGTAGTGTAGCACCTTTTGGCGAAACTTTAGATGAAGTTTATGCATATCCAAATCCAGTAAAAAAACAACACGAATTTGTTACAATTGATGGTAGAAACGGAACTCATTTACCACAAGGAACAAATGTAAAGATTTTAGATTCTGCAGGATATTTGGTTTATGAAACTAATGTTGTTGAAGGTCAAGAATTACAAGGAGGTAAAGTTATTTGGAACAAAACAAATTTAGCCGGTCGTAAAGTCGCTTCAGGAGTATATGTTGTTTTATTATCCAATAAAGACAATACCGAAACTTCTTCAACAAAAATTGCGATTATCAATTAA
- the pbpC gene encoding penicillin-binding protein 1C, whose translation MLLIWYYFSLPKELFSTPTSTVLESVEGDLLGAKIASDGQWRFPKRDSIPDKFKQCIIQFEDAYFYKHPGFNPVSIAKALKENINSREVKRGGSTLTQQVIRLSRKGQKRTYFEKLIELILATRLELRSSKNEILGYYASNAPFGGNVVGIEAASWRYFGRTSHELSWAETATLAVLPNAPSLIYPGKNQQRLLEKRNRLLKKLNNEGIIDELTYKLSITETLPQKPYRLPQIAPHLLEKSTRKYKGKYVKSSVKKHLQEQTNTIVKNHYNELKQNQIHNISVLILDVKTRKVLSYVGNSPTDLEHQKDVDIIDKPRSTGSILKPFLYSAMLDAGEILPNTLVADVPTQIASYNPQNFNQEYDGAVFASNALSRSLNVPAVRMLQDFGLDRFHHYLKELNLKDIKYNANHYGLSLILGGAESNLWDLCKSYASMSSTVNHYDKFYGKYYENEFLEPSFLADFEPDFGKSSTEKTIFDAGSIYMTLEAMKNVNRPESEENWEFFDSSKQIAWKTGTSFGFRDAWAIGTTKDYVVGVWVGNADGEGRPGLVGVATAAPILFEVFDVLPQSDWFDKPFDELAEVEICTKSGYRASEICEEKEKQLVQVSGLKTKPCPYHFWVHLDRNEQNQVNSSCVPLNEMTHKSWFVLPPLQEYYYQQKNPVYKVLPSFRNDCIGENSQPMDFIYPKESSTVFLPKDFDGEKSELVLKITHSTSEVKVFWYIDEKFIGTSQTIHEMLVNPTLGKHKITVVDELGLEMSRVVEIKE comes from the coding sequence ATGCTTTTGATTTGGTATTATTTTTCTTTGCCAAAAGAACTCTTTAGCACACCAACTTCTACTGTTCTTGAAAGTGTTGAAGGAGATTTATTGGGAGCAAAAATTGCTTCTGACGGTCAATGGCGTTTTCCTAAAAGAGATAGTATTCCAGATAAATTTAAACAATGTATTATTCAATTTGAAGATGCTTATTTTTATAAACATCCTGGATTTAATCCAGTTTCAATTGCAAAGGCATTGAAGGAAAATATCAATTCTAGAGAAGTTAAAAGAGGAGGAAGTACATTGACCCAACAAGTGATTCGTTTATCCAGAAAGGGACAAAAACGAACTTATTTTGAGAAATTGATTGAGTTGATTCTTGCTACAAGATTGGAATTACGTTCATCAAAAAATGAAATTTTAGGTTATTACGCTTCAAATGCTCCTTTTGGCGGAAATGTTGTCGGAATTGAAGCCGCTTCTTGGCGATATTTTGGTAGAACAAGTCATGAACTTTCTTGGGCAGAAACTGCAACATTAGCAGTTTTACCAAATGCACCAAGTTTGATTTATCCGGGAAAAAATCAACAACGATTATTAGAAAAAAGAAATCGATTGTTAAAGAAATTGAATAACGAAGGAATCATTGACGAGTTGACGTACAAATTATCTATTACAGAAACGTTACCTCAAAAGCCATATAGATTACCCCAAATTGCGCCTCACTTATTAGAAAAATCGACAAGAAAATATAAAGGTAAGTATGTAAAATCGAGTGTAAAGAAACATTTACAAGAACAAACAAATACGATTGTAAAAAATCATTACAATGAGTTGAAACAAAATCAAATTCACAATATTTCAGTGTTGATATTAGATGTAAAAACTCGAAAAGTATTGAGTTACGTCGGTAATTCACCCACAGATTTAGAACACCAAAAAGATGTTGATATTATTGATAAACCTAGAAGCACAGGAAGTATTTTAAAACCGTTTTTATATAGTGCAATGTTGGATGCTGGAGAAATTTTACCTAACACCTTGGTTGCTGATGTTCCAACACAAATTGCAAGTTACAACCCTCAAAATTTTAACCAAGAATATGACGGAGCAGTGTTTGCAAGTAATGCTTTATCACGATCTTTAAATGTTCCTGCAGTGCGAATGTTACAAGATTTTGGTTTAGATAGATTTCATCATTATTTAAAAGAATTGAATTTGAAAGATATAAAATACAATGCCAATCATTATGGATTATCACTCATTTTAGGCGGTGCCGAAAGCAATTTATGGGATTTATGTAAATCCTATGCCTCTATGAGTTCTACGGTAAATCATTATGATAAATTTTATGGAAAATACTATGAAAATGAATTTTTAGAACCTTCTTTTTTAGCCGATTTTGAGCCAGATTTTGGCAAATCATCTACTGAAAAAACAATTTTTGATGCAGGATCAATTTACATGACTTTAGAAGCAATGAAAAACGTAAATCGACCTGAAAGTGAAGAAAATTGGGAGTTTTTTGATTCATCAAAACAAATTGCTTGGAAAACAGGAACTAGTTTTGGTTTTAGAGACGCTTGGGCAATAGGAACGACTAAAGATTATGTGGTTGGAGTTTGGGTTGGAAATGCCGATGGAGAAGGAAGACCAGGACTTGTAGGAGTTGCAACTGCAGCACCAATTTTATTTGAAGTATTCGATGTATTACCACAAAGTGATTGGTTTGACAAGCCTTTTGATGAATTGGCTGAGGTAGAAATTTGTACAAAAAGTGGTTACAGAGCATCAGAAATATGTGAAGAAAAAGAAAAACAACTAGTTCAAGTTTCAGGATTAAAAACCAAACCTTGTCCATATCATTTTTGGGTGCATTTAGATAGAAATGAACAAAATCAAGTAAATAGTTCATGTGTTCCATTGAATGAAATGACACATAAAAGTTGGTTTGTTTTGCCGCCTTTACAAGAGTATTATTATCAGCAAAAAAATCCTGTTTATAAGGTTTTACCATCATTTAGAAATGATTGTATTGGTGAGAATTCACAACCAATGGACTTCATCTATCCCAAAGAATCATCTACAGTGTTTTTACCTAAAGATTTTGATGGTGAAAAAAGTGAATTAGTATTAAAAATTACACATTCAACTTCTGAAGTAAAAGTATTTTGGTATATAGATGAAAAATTCATAGGTACTTCTCAAACAATTCATGAAATGTTAGTTAATCCTACTTTAGGGAAACATAAAATAACTGTTGTAGATGAATTAGGTCTGGAAATGAGTAGAGTTGTGGAAATTAAAGAATAA
- the recO gene encoding DNA repair protein RecO produces MVVSTKAVVLSALKYGDTSLIVKCYTENEGAKSYMLRGVLSSKKGKLKTSYFQPTTQLKIIANHNNKGTLNSIKEVEIINHYHTIFIDITKQSIALFISEILNYSLQEEEKNEGLYEFLETAFIWLDTHNKISNFHLLFLLNLTKYLGFYPETTNFHYNYFDLDEGSFKTFAPKYNFITGDNLISFKKLLGTNFEALNSIEFSAKIRQQILKDLIRYFELHLTGFRKPKSLDVLTEIFR; encoded by the coding sequence ATGGTTGTTTCTACAAAGGCAGTTGTTTTAAGCGCTCTTAAATATGGTGACACTAGTTTAATCGTAAAATGTTATACTGAAAATGAAGGTGCAAAATCATATATGTTGCGAGGTGTTTTATCTTCTAAAAAAGGGAAGTTAAAAACTTCATATTTTCAACCCACCACTCAATTAAAAATTATAGCCAATCATAATAATAAAGGTACGCTTAATAGCATTAAGGAAGTTGAAATTATAAATCATTATCACACTATTTTTATAGATATTACAAAGCAGTCTATTGCTTTATTTATTTCTGAAATATTAAATTACTCACTCCAAGAAGAAGAAAAAAATGAAGGCTTATATGAGTTTTTAGAAACAGCTTTTATTTGGTTGGATACACATAATAAAATTTCTAATTTTCATCTACTTTTTTTATTAAACTTAACTAAATACCTTGGTTTTTATCCAGAAACGACAAATTTTCATTACAATTATTTTGATTTAGACGAAGGCTCTTTTAAAACTTTTGCACCAAAATACAATTTCATAACTGGAGATAATTTAATCAGTTTTAAAAAATTGTTAGGCACGAATTTTGAGGCTTTAAATAGCATTGAATTTAGTGCAAAAATTAGGCAACAAATATTAAAAGATTTAATTCGATATTTTGAATTACATTTGACCGGCTTTAGAAAGCCAAAATCATTAGATGTTTTAACAGAAATTTTTCGTTAA